The following proteins come from a genomic window of Nocardioides albertanoniae:
- a CDS encoding nitrite/sulfite reductase produces the protein MSDIRFQSKRAAHTEIPRPKKGEGQWSLGFAEPLNKNEQSKKDDDPLNVENRIRFIYSKRGFDSIDPADLRGRFRWMGLYTQRKPGIDGGKTGALEEEELDDRYFMMRVRSDGALLNAERLRTLGGISTDFARGSADITDRQNIQYHWIDIVDVPEIWERLDAVGLNTLEACGDCPRGFLGSPVAGVAADEIIDGTPALEEIKRRYIGNADYSNLPRKFKTSVSGHPSLDGAPEINDVAFVGTVHPEHGPGFDLWVGGGLSTNPKLAVRLGVWIPLDEVADVWEGVVSVFRDYGYRRLRSRARLKFLVTDWGKEKFREVLENEYLGRPLLDGPSPERATANGDHIGVHEQQDGRYYVGVAPTVGRISGAILTSLGDLVEKHGAAGVRLTSYQKLVVIGVDGDKVDALLDDLEVIGLSGRPSHWRRSTMACTGIEFCKLAIVDTKQRAADLIDELERRFPKIDTPISINVNGCPNSCARIQVADIGLKGQLVLDDDGNQVEGFQVHLGGGIGLTTSFGRKLRAHKVTSAGLDDYVTAVVGNYLDGREEGESFALWANRADEELLRGEKTLSEVSA, from the coding sequence ATGAGCGACATCCGTTTCCAGTCCAAGCGCGCCGCCCACACCGAGATCCCCCGCCCGAAGAAAGGCGAGGGCCAGTGGTCGCTCGGGTTCGCCGAGCCCCTGAACAAGAACGAGCAGTCCAAGAAGGACGACGACCCGCTCAACGTGGAGAACCGGATCCGGTTCATCTACTCCAAGCGCGGCTTCGACTCGATCGACCCCGCCGACCTGCGTGGCCGCTTCCGCTGGATGGGCCTCTACACCCAGCGCAAGCCCGGCATCGACGGCGGCAAGACCGGAGCGCTCGAGGAGGAGGAGCTCGACGACCGCTACTTCATGATGCGGGTGCGCTCGGACGGGGCGCTGCTGAACGCGGAGCGGCTGCGTACGCTCGGCGGGATCTCGACCGACTTCGCCCGCGGCAGCGCGGACATCACCGACCGGCAGAACATCCAGTACCACTGGATCGACATCGTGGACGTGCCCGAGATCTGGGAGCGCCTGGACGCGGTCGGGCTCAACACGCTCGAGGCGTGCGGCGACTGCCCGCGCGGGTTCCTCGGCTCGCCCGTGGCCGGGGTCGCGGCCGACGAGATCATCGATGGCACGCCGGCGCTGGAGGAGATCAAGCGCCGTTACATCGGCAACGCCGACTACTCCAACCTCCCGCGCAAGTTCAAGACCTCCGTCTCCGGGCACCCCTCGCTCGACGGCGCCCCTGAGATCAACGATGTCGCCTTCGTCGGCACCGTCCACCCCGAGCACGGCCCCGGCTTCGACCTGTGGGTCGGCGGCGGTCTCTCCACCAACCCCAAGCTGGCCGTACGCCTCGGCGTCTGGATCCCGCTCGACGAGGTCGCCGACGTCTGGGAGGGCGTGGTCTCGGTCTTCCGCGACTACGGCTACCGGCGGCTGCGGTCGCGGGCGCGACTGAAGTTCCTGGTCACCGACTGGGGCAAGGAGAAGTTCCGCGAGGTGCTCGAGAACGAGTACCTCGGGCGCCCGCTCCTCGACGGCCCCTCTCCCGAGCGGGCGACCGCCAACGGCGACCACATCGGCGTGCACGAGCAGCAGGACGGCCGCTACTACGTCGGCGTCGCCCCGACGGTCGGCCGGATCAGCGGAGCCATCCTGACCTCGCTCGGCGATCTCGTCGAGAAGCACGGCGCCGCGGGCGTACGCCTCACCTCCTACCAGAAGCTGGTCGTCATCGGCGTCGACGGCGACAAGGTCGACGCCCTGCTCGACGACCTCGAGGTGATCGGTCTCTCCGGGCGTCCCTCGCACTGGCGCCGGTCCACGATGGCCTGCACCGGCATCGAGTTCTGCAAGCTCGCGATCGTCGACACCAAGCAGCGTGCCGCCGACCTGATCGACGAGCTCGAGCGCCGCTTCCCCAAGATCGACACCCCGATCAGCATCAACGTCAACGGCTGCCCCAACTCCTGCGCCCGCATCCAGGTCGCCGACATCGGTCTCAAGGGCCAGCTGGTCCTCGACGACGACGGCAACCAGGTCGAGGGCTTCCAGGTGCACCTCGGTGGCGGTATCGGGCTCACGACCTCCTTCGGTCGCAAGCTGCGCGCCCACAAGGTGACCAGCGCCGGCCTGGACGACTACGTCACCGCGGTCGTCGGCAACTACCTGGACGGCCGTGAGGAGGGCGAGTCGTTCGCCCTCTGGGCCAACCGGGCCGATGAGGAGCTCCTCCGCGGCGAGAAGACCCTGAGCGAGGTGTCCGCATGA
- a CDS encoding cation:dicarboxylate symporter family transporter — MAGTDTQPAPPPRKDRTHYLYIAVIAAVILGIFVGLIFPSFAVELKPVGTAFVNLIKMMIQPIIFCTLVIGVGSVASAAKVGKVGGLALVYFIVMSTVALGIGMLVGNLIDPGSGLQISSDSSQAGQDAAAEGHGSTTDFLLGIIPTSLFSALTSGEVLQTLLVALLVGFALQRMGETGKPILNAITWLQKLVFRVLAMIMWAAPVGAFGAMAAVVGETGIDALKSLAVIMVAFYITCVLFIFVVLGAILWFATGVNLFKLLAYLGREFLLILSTSSSESALPRLIAKMEHAGVEKATVGVVVPTGYSFNLDGTAIYLTMASIFIADAMGDPLAIGEQIGLLLFMMIASKGAAGVTGAGLATLAGGLQSHRPEMVDGVGLIVGIDRFMSEARALTNFAGNSVATVLVGHWTKTLDRAQLDRVLDRQDPFDETTMVDDHAAPPPPAEGEKASV, encoded by the coding sequence ATGGCAGGCACAGACACGCAACCCGCACCACCGCCGCGCAAGGATCGCACCCACTACCTCTATATCGCGGTGATCGCCGCGGTGATCCTCGGCATCTTCGTGGGGCTGATCTTCCCGAGCTTCGCGGTCGAGCTGAAGCCGGTCGGCACCGCGTTCGTCAACCTGATCAAGATGATGATCCAGCCGATCATCTTCTGCACGCTGGTCATCGGCGTGGGCTCGGTGGCGAGTGCCGCGAAGGTCGGCAAGGTCGGCGGCCTCGCACTCGTCTACTTCATCGTGATGTCGACGGTCGCACTCGGCATCGGCATGCTCGTCGGCAACCTGATCGACCCGGGCAGCGGCCTCCAGATCAGCTCCGACTCCTCCCAGGCCGGCCAGGACGCGGCCGCAGAAGGTCACGGAAGCACCACCGACTTCCTGCTCGGCATCATCCCGACGAGCCTGTTCTCGGCGCTGACCTCCGGCGAGGTGCTGCAGACGCTGCTGGTCGCCCTGCTCGTGGGCTTCGCGCTGCAGCGGATGGGCGAGACCGGCAAGCCGATCCTCAACGCGATCACCTGGCTCCAGAAGCTCGTCTTCCGGGTGCTCGCGATGATCATGTGGGCCGCGCCGGTCGGCGCGTTCGGCGCGATGGCGGCGGTCGTGGGGGAGACCGGCATCGACGCGCTCAAGAGCCTCGCGGTGATCATGGTCGCCTTCTACATCACCTGCGTGCTGTTCATCTTCGTGGTGCTGGGCGCGATCCTGTGGTTCGCGACCGGGGTCAACTTGTTCAAGCTGCTCGCCTATCTCGGTCGTGAGTTCCTGCTGATCCTCTCGACATCCTCGTCGGAGTCGGCGCTGCCACGGCTGATCGCGAAGATGGAGCACGCCGGCGTCGAGAAGGCGACGGTCGGCGTCGTGGTGCCCACCGGCTACTCGTTCAACCTCGACGGCACCGCGATCTATCTGACGATGGCCTCGATCTTCATCGCTGATGCGATGGGTGACCCGCTGGCGATCGGTGAGCAGATCGGCTTGCTGCTGTTCATGATGATCGCCTCGAAGGGTGCTGCCGGTGTCACCGGTGCGGGCCTGGCGACGCTCGCCGGTGGTCTGCAGTCGCACCGACCTGAGATGGTCGACGGAGTCGGGCTGATCGTGGGTATCGACCGGTTCATGTCGGAGGCGCGTGCGTTGACGAACTTCGCGGGCAACTCGGTCGCCACCGTCCTGGTGGGCCATTGGACCAAGACGCTCGACCGGGCACAGCTCGACCGGGTGCTGGATCGTCAGGACCCGTTCGACGAGACCACGATGGTCGACGACCACGCCGCGCCCCCGCCTCCCGCGGAAGGCGAGAAGGCCTCGGTCTAG
- a CDS encoding sirohydrochlorin chelatase: MAAPALVALAHGSRDPQSAATINALVAEVRALRPDLRIEAAFLDHSRPRFQAVIDKLVKAGHDEIVVVPLLLTEAFHARVDVPSVIAEATARHSGLRIHTSEILGLESVFLQVLDERLRASLKAARVRELDALVLAAAGSSDPLANQSVARLARIWGAHHKLPVVAAYASAAPPATGEAVRAFRAEGRRHIAVGMLFLAPGQLPDRAKELALEAGAVSVSDPMGAHPEVARTILARYAVGAVELVPV, translated from the coding sequence ATGGCAGCTCCCGCTCTGGTAGCCCTGGCTCACGGCAGCCGCGATCCGCAGTCCGCCGCGACCATCAACGCCCTCGTTGCCGAGGTGCGCGCCCTGCGCCCCGACCTCCGCATCGAAGCCGCCTTCCTCGACCACTCCCGGCCGCGTTTCCAGGCCGTCATCGACAAGCTGGTCAAGGCCGGCCACGACGAGATCGTCGTCGTGCCGCTGCTGCTGACCGAGGCGTTCCACGCCCGTGTCGACGTGCCCTCGGTCATCGCCGAGGCCACCGCCCGCCACTCCGGCCTGCGTATCCACACCAGCGAGATCCTGGGCCTGGAGAGCGTCTTCCTGCAGGTGCTCGACGAGCGCCTGCGGGCGTCGCTGAAGGCCGCGCGCGTTCGTGAGCTCGACGCCCTCGTGCTGGCCGCCGCCGGCTCCTCGGACCCGCTGGCCAACCAGTCGGTCGCCCGTCTGGCCCGGATCTGGGGCGCCCACCACAAGCTCCCGGTCGTGGCTGCGTACGCCTCGGCCGCGCCGCCGGCCACCGGCGAGGCCGTCCGTGCCTTCCGTGCCGAGGGCCGCCGCCACATCGCCGTCGGCATGCTCTTCCTGGCTCCCGGGCAGCTGCCCGACCGCGCCAAGGAGCTCGCCCTCGAGGCCGGCGCCGTCTCCGTCTCCGACCCCATGGGCGCCCACCCCGAGGTCGCTCGCACCATCCTGGCCCGCTACGCCGTCGGCGCCGTCGAGCTCGTCCCGGTCTAG
- a CDS encoding GNAT family N-acetyltransferase, with translation MTERETAAVRKVTEDEWESLRQVRLAALKDTPEAYWSSYEEVATWPEERWRLWAKSGAAFIAWVGERPSGLAAGIIHEDEHHMISMWLAPEARGHGLAEALVHSVSDWARRDGATILTLWVVDGNSAGRRLYERLGFELTGDVQPFPEGDPRTESKMALRLT, from the coding sequence ATGACCGAGCGCGAGACGGCTGCGGTCCGGAAGGTCACAGAGGACGAGTGGGAGTCGCTGCGTCAGGTGCGGCTCGCTGCCCTGAAAGACACCCCCGAGGCCTACTGGTCCTCCTACGAGGAGGTCGCCACCTGGCCCGAGGAGCGGTGGCGCCTGTGGGCGAAGTCGGGCGCTGCGTTCATCGCCTGGGTCGGCGAGAGGCCGTCCGGCCTCGCCGCCGGGATCATCCACGAGGACGAGCACCACATGATCTCGATGTGGCTCGCCCCCGAGGCGCGCGGCCACGGCCTCGCCGAGGCACTGGTCCACAGCGTCTCCGACTGGGCCCGCCGCGACGGCGCGACCATCCTGACCCTGTGGGTGGTCGACGGCAACAGCGCCGGCCGCCGCCTCTACGAACGCCTCGGCTTCGAGCTCACCGGCGACGTCCAGCCCTTCCCCGAGGGCGACCCGCGCACCGAGTCGAAGATGGCGCTGCGCCTCACCTGA
- a CDS encoding DUF3037 domain-containing protein, with amino-acid sequence MDAYQYVVLRCVPRPEREEFLNVGVVLYCPEQKFLAARWALEEARLSAFAPDLDLAHVRAGLESIDLICAGTAHAGFGAGVRATAYGIRALVDNESARFGLLKAPKSTVLQPGPVHGGVTADAAIELDRVFTHQVG; translated from the coding sequence ATGGACGCCTACCAGTACGTCGTGCTCCGCTGCGTCCCTCGCCCCGAGCGCGAGGAGTTCCTCAACGTCGGCGTCGTGCTCTACTGCCCCGAGCAGAAGTTCCTGGCCGCCCGGTGGGCCCTGGAAGAGGCGCGCCTGAGCGCGTTCGCTCCCGACCTCGACCTGGCCCACGTGCGGGCCGGGCTGGAGTCGATCGACCTGATCTGCGCCGGCACCGCCCACGCGGGTTTCGGCGCCGGGGTGCGCGCTACGGCGTACGGCATCCGAGCCCTCGTCGACAACGAGTCGGCCCGCTTCGGTCTCCTCAAGGCCCCCAAGAGCACCGTGCTCCAGCCGGGCCCCGTCCACGGCGGCGTGACCGCCGATGCGGCGATCGAGCTCGACCGTGTCTTCACCCACCAGGTCGGCTGA
- a CDS encoding PPK2 family polyphosphate kinase yields MSLRDELRLPIGPVDLTAYETNSAPGVGADKATGKQVLAELGPTLIELQTKLFASKESDDPRRVLLVLQGMDTSGKGGVLKHTVGLVDPVGVRITSFKAPTAEERAHDFLWRVERAVPEPGYLGVFDRSHYEDVLIGRVRELAAADEIERRYEAINDFEKRLTDDDTVVLKCMLHISPKEQKKRLLARLDGPTKHWKYNPGDVDERQLWDSYREAYEIALERTNTEYAPWYLVPSDKKWYRNLAIGELLLETLDRLDLDWPAPRFDVAEEKKRLEEDTIS; encoded by the coding sequence ATGAGCCTTCGCGACGAGTTGCGGTTGCCGATCGGGCCGGTGGATCTGACGGCCTACGAGACCAACTCGGCACCGGGCGTCGGAGCCGACAAGGCGACCGGCAAGCAGGTGCTCGCCGAGCTCGGACCGACATTGATCGAGCTGCAGACCAAGCTGTTCGCGTCTAAGGAGAGCGACGACCCCAGGCGGGTGCTGCTCGTGCTCCAGGGGATGGACACCTCCGGGAAGGGCGGCGTGCTCAAGCACACCGTCGGCCTGGTCGACCCGGTGGGAGTGCGGATCACCAGCTTCAAGGCGCCCACCGCGGAGGAGCGCGCCCACGACTTCCTGTGGCGGGTCGAAAGGGCGGTGCCGGAGCCGGGCTATCTCGGCGTCTTCGACCGCTCCCACTACGAGGACGTGCTGATCGGGCGCGTCCGCGAGCTCGCCGCGGCCGACGAGATCGAGCGACGCTACGAGGCGATCAACGATTTCGAGAAGCGACTGACCGACGACGACACCGTCGTCCTCAAGTGCATGCTGCACATCTCCCCGAAGGAGCAGAAGAAGCGGCTGCTGGCGCGGCTCGACGGCCCGACCAAGCACTGGAAGTACAACCCCGGCGACGTGGACGAGCGCCAGCTGTGGGACAGCTACCGCGAGGCGTACGAGATTGCGCTGGAGCGCACCAACACCGAGTACGCTCCGTGGTACCTCGTGCCGAGCGACAAGAAGTGGTATCGCAACCTGGCCATCGGCGAGCTGCTCCTGGAGACCCTGGACCGGCTCGACCTCGACTGGCCCGCGCCCCGCTTCGACGTCGCCGAGGAGAAGAAGCGACTGGAAGAGGACACCATCTCGTGA
- a CDS encoding phosphoadenylyl-sulfate reductase, producing MSISTAAARANRGVDAEGRTPEELREIVSHWGAELELAPAETIIEWAAATFGERFAITSSMGDAVLAHLASKVVPGIDVVFLDTGYHFIETIGTRDAVEATMPVSLRTITPAQSVAEQDAEYGKDLYRTDPDLCCALRKVKPLADSLASYDAWATGLRRAETKNRVIAPVIGWDAKRQKVKVSPMARWSDEEVERYIEDNGVLVNPLVYDGYPSIGCAPCTRRVAPGEDPRSGRWAGTNKTECGIHA from the coding sequence ATGAGCATCAGCACAGCAGCCGCACGCGCCAACCGCGGGGTTGACGCCGAGGGGCGTACGCCGGAGGAGCTGCGCGAGATCGTCTCCCACTGGGGAGCCGAGCTCGAGCTCGCGCCTGCCGAGACGATCATCGAGTGGGCGGCCGCCACCTTCGGCGAGCGGTTCGCCATCACCTCCTCGATGGGCGACGCCGTGCTCGCGCACCTCGCCTCCAAGGTGGTGCCCGGGATCGACGTGGTCTTCCTCGACACCGGCTACCACTTCATCGAGACCATCGGCACGCGCGACGCCGTCGAGGCGACCATGCCGGTCAGCCTCCGCACGATCACGCCGGCGCAGAGCGTCGCCGAGCAGGACGCGGAGTACGGCAAGGACCTCTACCGCACCGACCCCGACCTCTGCTGCGCGCTGCGCAAGGTCAAGCCGCTGGCCGACTCGCTGGCCTCCTACGACGCCTGGGCGACCGGCCTGCGTCGTGCGGAGACGAAGAACCGGGTCATCGCTCCGGTGATCGGCTGGGACGCCAAGCGCCAGAAGGTCAAGGTCTCGCCGATGGCGCGATGGTCCGACGAAGAGGTCGAGCGATACATCGAGGACAACGGAGTGCTCGTCAACCCGCTCGTCTATGACGGCTATCCCTCGATCGGCTGCGCGCCGTGCACCCGCCGGGTCGCCCCCGGCGAGGACCCGCGCAGCGGGCGATGGGCCGGCACGAACAAGACCGAGTGCGGCATCCACGCCTGA
- a CDS encoding class I SAM-dependent DNA methyltransferase yields the protein MTSSDVWDREAAERYDDPADWVNSSEVTGPVARFLAEVADGGPALELAIGTGRIGVPLRELGVPVTGIELSRPMVDVLRRKVTADEIPVVVGDMAAAEAPGMGTYAVVYLVYNTIGNLRTQDEQVECFANAARHLAPGGRFVIEVGVPGLRRLPPGSPAIPFDVSPAHLGFDTYDLVTQQAISHHYTRVAEDHYRYSPHNFRFVWPAELDLMARLAGMSLEARYGGWDRSPFTSESPAHVSVWRKPV from the coding sequence ATGACAAGCAGCGACGTGTGGGACCGCGAGGCCGCTGAACGCTACGACGACCCTGCCGACTGGGTGAACTCGTCCGAGGTGACCGGTCCGGTGGCCCGGTTCCTCGCCGAGGTCGCTGACGGCGGCCCGGCGCTCGAGCTCGCCATCGGCACGGGTCGGATCGGCGTACCGCTGCGGGAGCTGGGGGTGCCGGTCACCGGCATCGAGCTCTCCCGGCCGATGGTCGACGTGCTGCGACGCAAGGTCACCGCCGACGAGATCCCGGTCGTGGTCGGCGACATGGCCGCTGCCGAGGCGCCCGGGATGGGGACGTACGCCGTGGTCTATCTGGTCTACAACACGATCGGAAACCTGCGTACGCAGGACGAGCAGGTCGAATGCTTCGCCAATGCCGCGCGCCACCTGGCGCCAGGCGGGCGGTTCGTGATCGAGGTCGGCGTGCCCGGGCTGCGGCGGCTGCCGCCGGGCAGCCCGGCGATCCCGTTCGACGTCTCCCCCGCCCATCTCGGCTTCGACACCTACGACCTGGTCACCCAGCAGGCGATCTCGCACCACTACACCCGTGTGGCCGAGGACCACTACCGCTACTCACCGCACAACTTCCGCTTCGTGTGGCCCGCAGAGCTCGACCTGATGGCCCGCCTCGCCGGAATGAGCCTCGAGGCCCGCTACGGCGGCTGGGACCGCTCGCCGTTCACCAGCGAGTCGCCCGCTCACGTCTCGGTCTGGCGCAAGCCGGTCTAG
- a CDS encoding glycine hydroxymethyltransferase has translation MSDLSAPANSGTVSSAYNQALEVIASVEPRIAEATKQELADQRASLKLIASENYASPATLMTMGTWFSDKYAEGTVGHRFYAGCQNVDTVEQIAAEHAKELFGAEYAYVQPHSGIDANLTAYWAILAHRVEGPWLEKMAVKNMNELSEADWEKLRNELGNQRLLGMSLDAGGHLTHGFRPNISGKMFHQNQYGTDPETGLLDYDAVRAKAKEFKPLVIVAGYSAYPRRVNFAKMREIADEVGATLMVDMAHFAGLVAGKVFQGEENPVPYAHVVTSTSHKSLRGPRGGFILATEEYAPSVDRGCPMVLGGPLSHVMAAKAVAFAEAKQESFQTYAQNVADNAQSLADGFLKRGANLVTGGTDNHIVLLDVSGFGITGRQAESALLDSGVVTNRNSIPADPNGAWYTSGIRLGTPALTTRGFGADEFDRVAELIVDVLSQTTPGTTKAGGPSKASYIIADGVADNTKAAAAELVAKFPLYPGLDLA, from the coding sequence ATGAGCGATCTGTCTGCCCCGGCAAATTCAGGCACTGTGAGTTCTGCCTACAACCAAGCCCTCGAGGTCATCGCCTCTGTGGAGCCGCGCATCGCGGAGGCGACCAAGCAGGAGCTGGCCGACCAGCGCGCGAGCCTCAAGCTGATCGCCTCGGAGAACTACGCGAGCCCCGCCACGCTGATGACGATGGGCACCTGGTTCTCCGACAAGTACGCCGAGGGCACCGTCGGCCACCGCTTCTACGCCGGCTGCCAGAACGTCGACACCGTCGAGCAGATCGCCGCCGAGCACGCCAAGGAGCTCTTCGGCGCCGAGTACGCCTACGTGCAGCCGCACTCGGGCATCGACGCCAACCTGACGGCCTACTGGGCCATCCTCGCCCACCGGGTCGAGGGCCCGTGGCTGGAGAAGATGGCCGTCAAGAACATGAACGAGCTCTCCGAGGCCGACTGGGAGAAGCTGCGCAACGAGCTCGGCAACCAGCGCCTGCTCGGCATGTCGCTCGATGCCGGCGGCCACCTCACCCACGGCTTCCGCCCCAACATCTCGGGCAAGATGTTCCACCAGAACCAGTACGGCACCGACCCCGAGACCGGGCTGCTCGACTACGACGCGGTGCGTGCCAAGGCCAAGGAGTTCAAGCCGCTGGTGATCGTGGCCGGCTACTCGGCCTACCCGCGCCGGGTGAACTTCGCCAAGATGCGCGAGATCGCCGACGAGGTCGGCGCCACCCTGATGGTCGACATGGCCCACTTCGCGGGCCTCGTAGCGGGCAAGGTCTTCCAGGGCGAGGAGAACCCGGTTCCCTACGCCCACGTCGTCACCTCCACCTCCCACAAGTCGCTCCGCGGCCCCCGCGGCGGCTTCATCCTGGCCACCGAGGAGTACGCCCCGAGCGTCGACCGCGGCTGCCCGATGGTGCTCGGCGGCCCGCTGAGCCACGTCATGGCCGCCAAGGCGGTCGCCTTCGCGGAGGCGAAGCAGGAGAGCTTCCAGACCTACGCCCAGAACGTGGCCGACAACGCCCAGAGCCTGGCCGACGGTTTCCTCAAGCGCGGCGCCAACCTCGTCACCGGCGGCACCGACAACCACATCGTGCTGCTCGACGTCTCCGGCTTCGGCATCACTGGCCGCCAGGCCGAGTCGGCGCTGCTCGACTCAGGCGTGGTCACCAACCGCAACTCGATCCCGGCCGACCCCAACGGTGCCTGGTACACCTCCGGCATCCGCCTCGGCACCCCCGCGTTGACCACCCGCGGCTTCGGCGCCGACGAGTTCGACCGGGTCGCCGAGCTCATCGTCGACGTGCTCTCCCAGACCACCCCGGGCACCACGAAGGCCGGTGGCCCGTCGAAGGCGTCCTACATCATCGCCGACGGCGTCGCCGACAACACCAAGGCCGCCGCGGCCGAGCTGGTCGCGAAGTTCCCGCTCTACCCCGGTCTCGACCTGGCATGA
- a CDS encoding nucleotidyltransferase domain-containing protein produces MPDPREGVTPDGLIVTGARRDRVPSAYEPVLAYVLGRVPPEVSVHVYGSVANGTATVPGSDVDLLTIGLPAADAAALGADASAAFAEVCRGVEIAAVTADDYGGEGDEAYGNRVFLRHYCVRLAGPDVGADLPGFPADARAARGFNGDIARAVDRWRAALGRDPASDLSRRIARKPLLAVAGLVSVHDGTWTTDRSAAASRWGEIEPTLADDLARLETLREHGGTTAEETAALLGEGGVIEQISARFAADIGLWGS; encoded by the coding sequence ATGCCCGACCCGCGCGAGGGCGTGACACCCGACGGCCTGATCGTCACGGGAGCCCGCCGCGACCGAGTGCCGTCCGCGTACGAGCCGGTCCTGGCGTACGTCCTCGGGCGGGTCCCGCCCGAGGTGTCGGTCCACGTCTACGGCTCGGTGGCGAACGGAACGGCGACGGTGCCCGGCTCCGACGTCGACCTGCTGACGATCGGGCTCCCGGCGGCGGACGCTGCCGCGCTCGGTGCCGACGCATCGGCGGCCTTCGCCGAGGTCTGCCGCGGCGTCGAGATCGCCGCGGTCACCGCCGACGACTACGGCGGCGAGGGCGACGAGGCGTACGGCAACCGAGTCTTCCTCCGCCACTACTGCGTCCGTCTCGCCGGTCCCGACGTCGGCGCCGACCTGCCGGGCTTCCCGGCGGATGCCCGTGCCGCCCGCGGTTTCAACGGCGACATCGCACGCGCCGTGGACAGGTGGCGCGCGGCGCTCGGTCGTGACCCGGCGAGCGATCTCTCCCGGCGTATCGCCCGCAAGCCGCTCCTGGCCGTGGCCGGCCTGGTCAGCGTCCACGACGGCACCTGGACGACCGACCGCTCGGCGGCCGCCAGCCGTTGGGGCGAGATCGAGCCGACGCTCGCCGACGACCTGGCGCGGCTCGAGACGCTGCGCGAGCACGGCGGGACCACCGCGGAGGAGACCGCGGCCCTGCTTGGCGAGGGTGGCGTGATCGAGCAGATCAGCGCCCGTTTCGCCGCCGACATCGGGCTCTGGGGCTCCTAG
- a CDS encoding HipA family kinase, whose protein sequence is MSLETVRVTRYVTPLREGGSLPGIVEAEDLGTYVCKFRGAGQGLRVLVAEVIVTGLCRALDITTPDQVVLDLDPEIARYEADEEVQDLLTASPGHNLGIDFLAGAFGYDAAYQPDPSLAGRILWLDALIANVDRSWRNPNMLLWNGALYVIDHGASLYFHHVWPGGGGDPARYAAQPYDTSEHVLRGFAAEALAQSDDLAARLDDAVLEKVLADVPDEWLEPVPGYDTPESLRERYVAFLRARLDGGRPWLPVAETSSEV, encoded by the coding sequence GTGAGTCTGGAGACGGTGCGGGTGACGAGGTATGTCACGCCGCTTCGGGAGGGCGGGAGCCTGCCCGGGATCGTGGAGGCCGAGGATCTCGGCACGTACGTCTGCAAGTTCCGTGGCGCCGGGCAGGGGCTTCGGGTGCTGGTCGCCGAGGTGATCGTCACCGGGCTGTGCCGGGCGCTCGACATCACGACGCCCGACCAGGTCGTGCTCGACCTCGACCCCGAGATCGCCCGCTACGAGGCCGACGAGGAGGTGCAGGACCTCCTCACCGCGAGCCCCGGGCACAACCTCGGCATCGACTTCCTGGCTGGGGCGTTCGGCTACGACGCCGCCTACCAGCCCGATCCGTCGCTGGCCGGCCGGATCCTGTGGCTCGACGCTCTGATCGCCAACGTCGACCGCTCCTGGCGCAACCCCAACATGCTGCTGTGGAACGGTGCGCTCTACGTCATCGACCACGGAGCTTCGCTCTACTTCCACCACGTGTGGCCCGGCGGCGGGGGAGACCCGGCGCGTTATGCCGCGCAGCCCTACGACACCTCCGAGCACGTGCTGCGGGGCTTCGCCGCCGAGGCGCTCGCCCAGAGCGACGACCTCGCCGCGCGCCTGGACGACGCAGTGCTCGAGAAGGTGCTCGCCGACGTACCCGACGAGTGGCTCGAGCCCGTCCCCGGTTACGACACGCCGGAGTCGCTGCGCGAGCGCTACGTCGCGTTCCTGCGTGCCCGCCTCGACGGCGGCCGCCCGTGGCTGCCCGTGGCCGAGACCTCGAGCGAGGTGTGA